The following are from one region of the Nerophis ophidion isolate RoL-2023_Sa linkage group LG20, RoL_Noph_v1.0, whole genome shotgun sequence genome:
- the LOC133539233 gene encoding collagen alpha-2(IX) chain-like isoform X3, protein MFCFEDCCVTTALFTHITYISRLGSKGERGPMGVPGAQGLSGRKGERGPMGVPGAQGLSGRKGERGPMGVPGAQGLSGRKGERGPMGVPGAQGLSGRKGERGPMGVPGAQGLSGRKGERGPMGVPGAQGLSGRKGDKGFQRRGGPKGDIVDSDVEGLAGYVWRIWH, encoded by the exons atgttttgttttgaagATTGCTGcgtgactacagctttatttacacatataacctatatctccagattg GgaagcaaaggagagagaggacccatgggcgttccaggtgctcaaggtctgagtggacgcaaaggagagagaggacccatgggcgttccaggtgctcaaggtctgagtggacgcaaaggagagagaggacccatgggcgttccaggtgctcaaggtctgagtggacgcaaaggagagagaggacccatgggcgttccaggtgctcaaggtctgagtggacgcaaaggagagagaggacccatgggcgttccaggtgctcaaggtctgagtggacgcaaaggagagagaggacccatgggcgttccaggtgctcaaggtctgagtggacgcaaaggagacaAG GGCTTCCAAAGAAGAGGTGGACCCAAAGGAGACATT GTAGACTCCGACGTGGAGGGACTAGCTG GGTATGTCTGGAGAATCTGGCACTAA
- the LOC133539233 gene encoding collagen alpha-2(IX) chain-like isoform X2 produces the protein MFCFEDCCVTTALFTHITYISRLGSKGERGPMGVPGAQGLSGRKGERGPMGVPGAQGLSGRKGERGPMGVPGAQGLSGRKGERGPMGVPGAQGLSGRKGERGPMGVPGAQGLSGRKGERGPMGVPGAQGLSGRKGDKGFQRRGGPKGDIVDSDVEGLAGEKGKKVCLENLALKDSTE, from the exons atgttttgttttgaagATTGCTGcgtgactacagctttatttacacatataacctatatctccagattg GgaagcaaaggagagagaggacccatgggcgttccaggtgctcaaggtctgagtggacgcaaaggagagagaggacccatgggcgttccaggtgctcaaggtctgagtggacgcaaaggagagagaggacccatgggcgttccaggtgctcaaggtctgagtggacgcaaaggagagagaggacccatgggcgttccaggtgctcaaggtctgagtggacgcaaaggagagagaggacccatgggcgttccaggtgctcaaggtctgagtggacgcaaaggagagagaggacccatgggcgttccaggtgctcaaggtctgagtggacgcaaaggagacaAG GGCTTCCAAAGAAGAGGTGGACCCAAAGGAGACATT GTAGACTCCGACGTGGAGGGACTAGCTGGTGAGAAAGGGAAAAA GGTATGTCTGGAGAATCTGGCACTAAAGGACAG CACAGAGTGA
- the LOC133539233 gene encoding collagen alpha-2(IX) chain-like isoform X1: MFCFEDCCVTTALFTHITYISRLGSKGERGPMGVPGAQGLSGRKGERGPMGVPGAQGLSGRKGERGPMGVPGAQGLSGRKGERGPMGVPGAQGLSGRKGERGPMGVPGAQGLSGRKGERGPMGVPGAQGLSGRKGDKGFQRRGGPKGDIVDSDVEGLAGEKGKKVCLENLALKDRVRRPWT; this comes from the exons atgttttgttttgaagATTGCTGcgtgactacagctttatttacacatataacctatatctccagattg GgaagcaaaggagagagaggacccatgggcgttccaggtgctcaaggtctgagtggacgcaaaggagagagaggacccatgggcgttccaggtgctcaaggtctgagtggacgcaaaggagagagaggacccatgggcgttccaggtgctcaaggtctgagtggacgcaaaggagagagaggacccatgggcgttccaggtgctcaaggtctgagtggacgcaaaggagagagaggacccatgggcgttccaggtgctcaaggtctgagtggacgcaaaggagagagaggacccatgggcgttccaggtgctcaaggtctgagtggacgcaaaggagacaAG GGCTTCCAAAGAAGAGGTGGACCCAAAGGAGACATT GTAGACTCCGACGTGGAGGGACTAGCTGGTGAGAAAGGGAAAAA GGTATGTCTGGAGAATCTGGCACTAAAGGACAG AGTGAGGAGACCTTGGACATAA